A window of the Oncorhynchus gorbuscha isolate QuinsamMale2020 ecotype Even-year unplaced genomic scaffold, OgorEven_v1.0 Un_scaffold_360, whole genome shotgun sequence genome harbors these coding sequences:
- the LOC124017975 gene encoding centrosomal protein of 192 kDa-like: MTESFSNIEDEAFPSFLSSSVGSSRATLGNITLASTLGLPVAASTLAKIRAGADNRVNAVQASYLEDGPLSLANSQSNNKEPGQFALSFKDELDDADDFIAAHRFSDMLVKVNLDETEPRTRASSLGPNTQTGPLPGRHSDHGDDLSTGRLAFTNLVNRDFMDLKVRSLPGTVDDQSLASDGADSDRFSGSVSSFLANEKLMCVDSMNSDVTDDDVDVNDLQDEDLDLYLNQLVNPAMQRGRVEGQEIPDAVRTC; the protein is encoded by the exons ATGACCGAGAGTTTCAGCAACATCGAGGATGAGGCATTCCCCAGTTTCCTGTCGAGCTCTGTGGGCAGCAGCCGTGCCACCCTGGGGAACATCACCCTGGCCTCCACCCTGGGGCTGCCCGTAGCTGCCTCCACCCTGGCTAAAATTAGAGCTGGGGCCGACAACAG AGTAAATGCTGTCCAGGCGTCATATCTGGAGGATGGACCGCTCTCTCTGGCTAACTCTCAGTCCAACAACAAGGAACCGGGACAATTCGCCCTCAGCTTCAAAGATGAGCT agATGATGCAGATGACTTCATAGCAGCCCACCGGTTCTCAGACATGCTGGTGAAGGTGAATCTGGACGAGACAGAGCCCAGGACTAGAGCCTCCTCCCTCGGCCCCAACACCCAGACTGGACCTCTCCCTGGAAGACACTCTGACCATGGAGACG ATCTCTCTACGGGGCGGCTGGCCTTCACCAACCTGGTTAATAGGGACTTTATGGATCTAAAG GTCCGATCCCTCCCAGGCACCGTGGACGACCAGAGTCTGGCCAGTGACGGAGCCGACAGCGACCGCTTCAGTGGGAGTGTCTCCAGCTTCCTGGCCAATGAGAAGCTCATGTGTGTGGACAGCATGAACAGTGATGTCACAG ATGACGATGTCGACGTGAACGACCTGCAGGATGAAGATCTGGACCTGTACTTAAACCAGCTGGTGAACCCTGCCATGCAGAGAGGACGGGTGGAGGGACAGGAGATACCTGATGCTGTAag GACCTGCTAG